A region of Plantactinospora sp. BC1 DNA encodes the following proteins:
- a CDS encoding ATP-binding protein, translated as MTSDSVIDSLSAAVGASPDDVPLRLHLAGLLLDAGRPAEAIAHVGQALARNPADPQAQALMQRALGGGTPAPAAGRPVSGTPTSGTPVSDAASPGAAAGADASAGAVGGTGPAADPPRPGQPGVPGQPGAPGQPGDDPLAAYEQELADVVPPRFSPAGDQPEPVTGDADRMFDVEVSTIRLGDVGGMTEVKERLELAFLGPLRNPELRKLYGKSLRGGLMLYGPPGCGKTFLAKAIAGEMGAKFISLSIVDVLDMWIGNSERNLHELFQTARRSAPCVLFLDEVDALGHKRSKVTSSGMRTIGNQLLAELDGVEGNNEGVFVLAATNTPWDVDPALRRPGRLDRVVLVLPPDAPARTSILEYHLRERPIANIDVRRIVAATDDFSGADLAHLCESAAEYAMADSIRRGEVRMIEQRDFDRALKDIRPSTKPWFATARNVAMFANEGGMYDDLVGYLKRRKLL; from the coding sequence GTGACTTCCGATTCGGTTATCGACAGCCTGAGCGCGGCGGTCGGCGCGAGCCCGGACGACGTCCCGCTGCGGCTGCATCTCGCCGGGCTGCTCCTCGACGCCGGACGTCCCGCCGAGGCGATCGCGCACGTCGGGCAGGCGCTCGCCCGTAACCCCGCCGATCCCCAGGCACAGGCCCTGATGCAGCGGGCCCTGGGCGGCGGCACACCCGCGCCCGCCGCCGGCCGGCCGGTCTCCGGTACGCCAACCTCCGGTACGCCGGTCTCCGATGCGGCCTCGCCGGGCGCGGCGGCCGGTGCGGACGCCTCCGCCGGAGCGGTCGGCGGCACCGGGCCGGCAGCCGACCCACCACGCCCCGGCCAGCCGGGCGTACCGGGCCAGCCGGGCGCACCGGGCCAGCCGGGTGACGATCCGCTCGCCGCCTACGAGCAGGAACTCGCCGACGTCGTACCGCCGCGCTTCTCACCGGCCGGAGACCAGCCCGAGCCGGTGACCGGGGACGCCGACCGGATGTTCGACGTCGAGGTCTCCACGATCCGGCTCGGTGACGTCGGCGGGATGACCGAGGTCAAGGAGCGGTTGGAGCTGGCCTTCCTCGGCCCGCTGCGCAACCCGGAACTGCGCAAGCTCTACGGCAAGAGCCTGCGCGGCGGCCTGATGCTGTACGGCCCGCCCGGCTGCGGCAAGACGTTCCTGGCCAAGGCGATCGCGGGCGAGATGGGCGCCAAGTTCATCTCGCTCTCCATCGTGGACGTGCTGGACATGTGGATCGGCAACTCCGAGCGCAACCTGCACGAGCTGTTCCAGACGGCCCGGCGCAGCGCGCCGTGCGTACTCTTCCTCGACGAGGTCGACGCGCTCGGACACAAGCGCTCCAAGGTCACCTCCAGCGGGATGCGGACGATCGGCAACCAACTGCTGGCCGAACTCGACGGTGTGGAGGGCAACAACGAGGGCGTCTTCGTGCTGGCCGCCACCAACACGCCCTGGGACGTGGACCCCGCGCTGCGCCGCCCCGGCCGCCTCGACCGGGTGGTGCTGGTACTCCCGCCGGACGCGCCGGCCCGGACCTCGATCCTCGAGTACCACCTGCGGGAGCGGCCGATCGCCAACATCGACGTACGCCGGATCGTCGCCGCCACCGACGACTTCTCCGGCGCCGACCTGGCGCACCTGTGCGAGTCGGCCGCCGAGTACGCGATGGCCGACTCGATCCGGCGCGGCGAGGTACGGATGATCGAGCAGCGCGACTTCGACCGGGCGCTCAAGGACATCCGCCCCTCCACCAAGCCGTGGTTCGCCACCGCCCGCAACGTGGCGATGTTCGCCAACGAGGGCGGCATGTACGACGACCTCGTCGGCTATCTGAAGCGGCGGAAGCTGCTCTGA
- a CDS encoding lipopolysaccharide assembly protein LapB — MTAGVDTGGGGPSDGAAGDGTAPSAGGGSGADPGTALLERALQLAQVGRVKAAYPLINEALRADPGDSYALQVLGYCYQREGRWADMLTVLDMAARSLPASPQVQRNRSLALRQLGRIPEALAAAELARTLDPDDARSELARAEALLCGRGTRTVLAALAATRRARELDPESVWAHVTEGRVQRRMAEFGRARAAYLEALRLAPDDPQALYQLATLDSDRGRAVRASPVMAGMLQTVPTDPVAIRAATGNARRALWLLTDLGCVVLLLVTLLVGTLQDVVDSRPLATASGLLVVLAGAAGVFALLRWRFNRLSGPTRTLVLVNRYRFSFVTAPLRLVALLLGMLLITLDPHPPTAVEVVGGASLIVPLVTLIIRWRSRAAVEVGLLVRRCWFRLRRLNSGTRTPT; from the coding sequence ATGACCGCCGGGGTCGACACCGGAGGGGGTGGGCCCAGCGACGGTGCGGCCGGGGACGGGACCGCACCGTCGGCCGGGGGCGGCTCGGGCGCGGACCCCGGGACGGCGCTGCTGGAGCGGGCGTTGCAGCTCGCCCAGGTGGGCCGGGTGAAGGCGGCGTACCCGCTGATCAACGAGGCGCTCCGGGCCGACCCGGGCGACAGCTACGCGCTCCAGGTGCTCGGCTACTGCTACCAGCGGGAGGGCCGCTGGGCGGACATGCTGACCGTGCTCGACATGGCGGCCCGGAGCCTCCCCGCCAGTCCGCAGGTGCAGCGGAACCGCTCCCTGGCGCTCCGCCAGCTGGGCCGGATTCCCGAGGCGCTCGCCGCCGCCGAGCTGGCCCGTACCCTCGATCCGGACGACGCCCGCAGCGAACTCGCCCGGGCCGAGGCGCTGCTCTGCGGTCGGGGTACCCGCACGGTGCTCGCCGCGCTGGCCGCGACCCGGCGGGCCAGGGAACTCGATCCGGAGAGTGTCTGGGCGCACGTCACCGAGGGCAGGGTGCAGCGCCGGATGGCCGAGTTCGGTCGGGCCCGGGCGGCGTACCTGGAGGCGCTGCGGCTTGCCCCCGACGACCCGCAGGCCCTGTATCAGTTGGCCACCTTGGACAGTGATCGGGGCCGGGCGGTGCGCGCCTCGCCGGTGATGGCCGGGATGCTCCAGACGGTACCCACCGATCCGGTCGCGATCCGGGCCGCCACCGGGAACGCCCGCCGGGCGCTCTGGCTGCTGACCGATCTCGGCTGCGTCGTACTCCTGCTCGTGACGCTCCTGGTGGGGACGTTGCAGGATGTGGTCGACTCCCGGCCGCTCGCCACGGCCAGCGGGTTGCTGGTGGTGCTGGCCGGCGCGGCCGGCGTCTTCGCGCTGCTGCGCTGGCGGTTCAACCGGCTCTCCGGGCCGACCCGCACGCTGGTCCTGGTCAACCGTTACCGGTTCTCCTTCGTCACCGCGCCGCTGCGGCTCGTCGCCCTGCTGCTCGGCATGCTGCTGATCACGCTCGACCCGCATCCGCCGACCGCTGTCGAGGTCGTCGGCGGGGCGTCGCTGATCGTGCCGCTGGTGACGCTGATCATCCGGTGGCGCAGCCGGGCCGCCGTCGAGGTGGGTCTGCTGGTCCGCCGCTGCTGGTTCCGGCTCCGCCGCCTCAACTCCGGCACCCGAACGCCGACCTGA
- a CDS encoding helix-turn-helix transcriptional regulator, whose amino-acid sequence MAPKSFRARRLGIALRHAREAAGLTLEQAADEINSTRSTLSRYENAQTMVSPASVRALLTLYRRPESELEDMVALAKEARKQGWWVPYSYILDRRTIDFIAVEAEATAIANFEPSVVPGLLQTTEYIRAIMRGGPHTLGDEEVEQRVQIRIGRQERLKESDPPIFDAIVDEGALLRPVGGEAVMAAQLKSLLKMSELPNVTVQVIPLKAGYHRGTRGSLHLLEFADPEDPILASVETVAGQLILDRPHELRTCTKIMEHLRAVALSPAESRDTINRLLKGL is encoded by the coding sequence ATGGCTCCGAAGTCGTTCCGCGCCCGCCGCCTCGGCATCGCCCTACGCCATGCCCGCGAGGCGGCCGGGCTCACCCTCGAACAGGCCGCCGACGAGATCAACAGCACCCGCAGCACGCTCTCGCGGTACGAGAACGCGCAGACGATGGTCAGCCCGGCCTCGGTACGCGCCCTGCTCACCCTCTACAGGCGGCCGGAGAGCGAACTGGAGGACATGGTGGCGCTCGCCAAGGAGGCCAGGAAGCAGGGTTGGTGGGTCCCGTACTCGTACATCCTGGACCGCCGCACCATCGACTTCATCGCCGTCGAGGCCGAGGCCACCGCGATCGCGAACTTCGAGCCCTCGGTCGTGCCGGGCCTGCTCCAGACCACGGAGTACATCCGGGCGATCATGCGCGGCGGCCCGCACACCCTCGGCGACGAGGAGGTGGAGCAGCGGGTGCAGATCCGGATCGGCCGGCAGGAGCGGCTGAAGGAGAGCGACCCGCCGATCTTCGACGCCATCGTCGACGAGGGCGCCCTGCTCCGCCCGGTCGGCGGGGAGGCCGTGATGGCAGCACAGCTGAAGAGCCTGCTCAAGATGTCCGAGCTGCCGAACGTCACCGTCCAGGTCATCCCGCTCAAGGCCGGCTACCACCGCGGTACCCGTGGCTCGCTGCACCTGCTCGAGTTCGCCGACCCGGAGGATCCGATCCTCGCCTCGGTGGAGACCGTCGCCGGACAACTGATCCTCGACCGGCCGCACGAGCTGCGCACCTGCACCAAGATCATGGAACACCTGCGGGCCGTCGCACTGAGTCCCGCGGAAAGCCGCGACACCATCAACCGCCTCCTGAAAGGACTGTGA
- a CDS encoding DUF397 domain-containing protein yields the protein MSPETTDLLGRAPWRKSSHSGDQGACVEFALLAGAADDVVAVRDSKDTTGPVLIFAPAAWTAFTTALPASPVLP from the coding sequence ATGTCACCGGAGACCACCGACCTGCTCGGCCGGGCCCCCTGGCGCAAGAGCAGCCACAGCGGAGACCAGGGCGCCTGCGTCGAGTTCGCCCTGCTCGCCGGGGCCGCCGACGACGTCGTGGCCGTCCGCGACTCCAAGGACACCACCGGGCCGGTGCTGATTTTCGCGCCGGCCGCCTGGACCGCATTCACCACCGCGCTGCCCGCCTCCCCCGTTCTCCCCTGA
- a CDS encoding VanZ family protein: MLRGWHGWVGTFTGVVLITVAVLPLAALTVWALARRRRAAGTEPAWAWRMSLAEVGIVYGTVPWVWMIMLPGDRAGTVSGRVSLVPLVDLFTIAAAGPLTAAGQVIGNLLVFAALGFLAPLRFPALASVPRILALAAGCSVLVEAAQYLLRLDRVSSVDDVLLNAAGAGLAALASRRWWRDTAETSSGLPRSAPAPES, translated from the coding sequence ATGCTCAGGGGCTGGCACGGCTGGGTCGGCACATTCACCGGCGTGGTACTCATCACGGTGGCCGTACTGCCGTTGGCGGCGCTGACGGTGTGGGCGCTGGCACGCCGTCGCAGGGCCGCCGGCACCGAGCCGGCGTGGGCCTGGCGGATGTCGCTGGCCGAGGTCGGCATCGTCTACGGCACGGTGCCGTGGGTATGGATGATCATGTTGCCGGGTGACCGGGCCGGCACCGTCTCCGGTCGGGTGAGCCTGGTACCACTGGTCGACCTGTTCACGATCGCCGCCGCCGGGCCGCTGACCGCGGCGGGCCAGGTGATCGGCAACCTGCTGGTCTTCGCGGCGCTGGGCTTCCTCGCCCCGCTGCGGTTCCCGGCGCTGGCGTCGGTACCGCGGATCCTGGCGCTCGCTGCGGGCTGCTCGGTACTGGTCGAAGCCGCGCAGTACCTCCTGCGGCTGGACCGGGTGTCCTCAGTGGACGACGTACTGCTCAACGCCGCCGGCGCCGGCCTGGCCGCGCTGGCGTCGCGTCGCTGGTGGCGCGACACCGCCGAAACCTCGTCGGGGCTGCCCCGATCGGCGCCGGCACCGGAATCCTGA
- the fxsA gene encoding FxSxx-COOH cyclophane-containing RiPP peptide, translating into MAETAHFDLVDLTGVSLAKLNELPQTVFVGSLRRILEDIEEPHDVVAGWNSAM; encoded by the coding sequence TTGGCCGAGACTGCTCACTTCGACCTTGTCGATCTGACCGGCGTGAGCCTGGCCAAGCTCAACGAGTTGCCGCAGACCGTCTTCGTCGGCTCGTTGCGGAGGATCCTCGAAGACATCGAAGAGCCCCACGACGTGGTGGCCGGGTGGAACTCGGCCATGTAG
- a CDS encoding FxsB family cyclophane-forming radical SAM/SPASM peptide maturase, which produces MPFREYVVKLRSRCNLACDYCYMYELADQSARSAPAVMNSAVFDRVCERIAEHADTHGLAEVRVVFHGGEPMLAGSALLAQWAGRLREALPERMAAQIAVQTNGVLLTGADLDRLAAAGVRVGVSLDGGRVANDRHRRYRSGRSSFPAADRALRMLRARPELFAGILCVVDVENDPVHTYEALLEYDPPMVDFLLPHAHWDRPPPGWRPGTTRYGDWLVAVFDRQYGAPVQETRVRLFEELIRLSFGAPSRTETVGLSPVATVVFNVDGAYEQVDTLRSTYPGAVGTDLTVFADPLDAAMHHPQVRARQAGAAGLADACRRCAVHLVCGGGYYPHRYRAASGFANPSVYCSDLERLIRHIVARLRSDLTGLRDGTNAHASPG; this is translated from the coding sequence GTGCCGTTCCGCGAGTACGTCGTCAAACTGCGGTCGCGCTGCAACCTCGCCTGCGACTACTGCTACATGTACGAACTGGCCGACCAGAGCGCCCGCAGCGCACCGGCGGTCATGAACAGCGCGGTTTTCGACCGCGTGTGCGAGCGGATCGCCGAACATGCCGACACGCACGGGCTGGCCGAGGTGCGGGTGGTGTTCCACGGCGGTGAGCCGATGCTCGCCGGCTCCGCACTGCTGGCCCAGTGGGCCGGCCGGCTGCGCGAGGCGTTGCCGGAGCGGATGGCCGCGCAGATCGCGGTGCAGACCAACGGCGTGCTGCTGACCGGCGCCGACCTGGATCGGCTCGCCGCCGCCGGGGTACGCGTCGGGGTGAGCCTGGACGGCGGTCGGGTCGCCAACGACCGGCACCGGCGCTACCGCAGCGGGCGCAGCAGCTTCCCGGCGGCGGACCGGGCCCTGCGGATGTTGCGCGCCCGGCCGGAGCTCTTCGCCGGCATCCTCTGCGTGGTGGACGTCGAGAACGACCCGGTGCACACCTACGAGGCACTCCTCGAATACGACCCGCCGATGGTGGACTTCCTGCTGCCGCACGCGCACTGGGACCGTCCGCCGCCCGGCTGGCGGCCCGGCACCACCCGCTACGGTGACTGGCTGGTCGCGGTCTTCGACCGGCAGTACGGCGCACCCGTGCAGGAGACCAGGGTGCGGCTCTTCGAGGAGCTGATCCGCCTCTCGTTCGGTGCACCCAGCCGCACGGAGACGGTGGGGCTGAGCCCCGTCGCCACCGTGGTGTTCAATGTGGACGGCGCATACGAGCAGGTCGACACGTTACGGTCGACGTACCCGGGCGCCGTCGGTACCGATCTGACCGTCTTCGCCGATCCGCTGGACGCCGCGATGCACCACCCCCAGGTACGCGCGCGCCAGGCCGGAGCGGCGGGACTTGCCGACGCCTGCCGGCGGTGCGCCGTGCACCTGGTGTGCGGCGGGGGCTACTACCCTCACCGCTACCGTGCGGCGTCCGGCTTCGCCAACCCCTCGGTGTACTGCTCGGACCTGGAGCGACTCATCCGCCACATCGTGGCGCGGCTCCGCAGTGATCTGACCGGCCTGAGGGATGGTACGAATGCACACGCATCACCTGGCTGA
- a CDS encoding HEXXH motif domain-containing protein, whose protein sequence is MHTHHLADAELDQLGRGLGDPALIDRLRAGQLSKRMLHLRLLLDGLPEQSRVHEHFALLVAATRRRPELGSATLAHPHLGTWLAEQLRRLHGGRDGAPAPADVDYLGCVAADAAARAGLDFELTLTPRDGALVLPGRGMALVDPSAPAVVRHRDGVLRIGTVTVPAEPERDTENWLAVRTLRAESEGLGITLLLDDLDPFRDRHQLGAATRLDEKEVRHWQTALTSAWSMLTRQHRQYAEGIAAGLTTVVPLDAPHSTAGVNVTSLEAFGATAMTRPADGIALGLGLVHEFQHAKLGAVLDVVELYQRDERPRYYAPWRDDPRPLGAVLQGVYAFLAVTDFWRVQRTVLTGGPAQLAEAEFVRWRDRVWRTHDTLVRADRFTAPGRRFLAAMRAVQELWWSEPTSPQAQQLARDAAADHWVGWRLRNRRPDRAAVLRLADLFADGEPCPARWVEVRVEPRAERLLTFSARLDLIRLGLTDPARFAELCREPDPGFSVGDLALVGGDLAAARDAYRAQIAVGEDPLDAWIGLTLACQRDDRYPVRLDSPELCLAVHTELRRRGREADPLELARWLEPVTCDEDGAGERTWGPLVQPRRTPVAATSEAAPDRS, encoded by the coding sequence ATGCACACGCATCACCTGGCTGACGCCGAACTCGACCAACTGGGCCGTGGTCTGGGCGACCCGGCGCTCATCGACCGGCTGCGCGCCGGCCAGCTGAGCAAGCGGATGCTGCACCTGCGGCTGCTGCTGGACGGCCTGCCGGAGCAGAGCCGCGTACACGAGCACTTCGCGCTCCTGGTCGCGGCGACCCGGCGCCGGCCCGAACTCGGATCGGCCACCCTCGCCCACCCGCACCTCGGTACCTGGCTGGCCGAACAGCTGCGGCGGCTGCACGGTGGCCGGGACGGCGCCCCCGCCCCGGCGGACGTCGACTATCTCGGCTGCGTGGCGGCGGACGCGGCGGCCCGGGCCGGCCTCGACTTCGAACTGACCCTCACCCCGCGCGACGGCGCACTCGTGCTGCCGGGCCGGGGCATGGCCCTGGTCGACCCGTCGGCACCGGCCGTCGTCCGCCACCGCGACGGCGTCCTGCGCATCGGTACGGTGACCGTCCCCGCCGAACCGGAGCGGGACACCGAGAACTGGTTGGCGGTGCGGACGCTGCGGGCCGAGAGCGAGGGACTGGGCATAACGCTGCTCCTGGACGACCTGGACCCGTTCCGGGACCGACACCAGCTCGGCGCGGCCACCCGGCTCGACGAGAAGGAGGTACGGCACTGGCAGACCGCGCTCACCTCGGCCTGGTCGATGCTCACCCGGCAGCACCGCCAGTACGCCGAAGGGATCGCCGCCGGCCTGACCACGGTGGTGCCGCTGGACGCGCCGCACAGCACTGCCGGGGTGAACGTGACCAGCCTGGAGGCCTTCGGCGCCACCGCGATGACCCGACCCGCCGACGGGATCGCCCTCGGGCTCGGCCTGGTACACGAGTTCCAGCACGCGAAGCTCGGTGCCGTACTCGACGTCGTCGAGCTGTACCAGCGGGACGAGCGGCCCCGCTACTACGCACCCTGGCGCGACGACCCGCGCCCGCTCGGCGCCGTCCTCCAGGGCGTGTACGCGTTCCTCGCGGTCACCGACTTCTGGCGGGTCCAGCGCACCGTCCTCACCGGCGGCCCGGCCCAGCTCGCGGAGGCCGAGTTCGTCCGCTGGCGGGACCGGGTCTGGCGGACCCACGACACCCTGGTCAGGGCGGACCGGTTCACCGCACCCGGGCGGCGGTTCCTCGCGGCGATGCGAGCGGTGCAGGAGCTGTGGTGGAGCGAGCCGACCTCGCCGCAGGCGCAGCAGTTGGCCCGCGACGCCGCCGCCGATCACTGGGTGGGCTGGCGGCTGCGCAACCGCCGGCCGGATCGGGCCGCCGTGCTCCGCCTCGCCGACCTCTTCGCCGACGGGGAGCCGTGCCCGGCCCGCTGGGTGGAGGTGCGCGTCGAACCCCGGGCGGAGCGGCTGCTCACCTTCAGCGCCCGGCTGGACCTGATCCGGCTCGGGCTGACCGACCCGGCGCGGTTCGCCGAACTCTGTCGGGAGCCGGACCCGGGCTTCTCCGTCGGCGACCTCGCGCTGGTCGGCGGCGACCTGGCGGCGGCCCGGGACGCGTACCGGGCGCAGATCGCGGTCGGCGAGGACCCGCTGGACGCATGGATCGGACTGACCCTGGCGTGCCAGCGCGACGACCGGTACCCGGTGCGGCTCGACTCCCCCGAACTCTGTCTCGCGGTGCACACGGAACTGCGCCGCCGGGGCCGCGAGGCGGACCCGCTGGAGCTGGCCCGCTGGCTGGAGCCGGTGACCTGCGACGAGGACGGCGCGGGCGAGCGGACCTGGGGCCCGCTCGTCCAGCCACGCCGTACGCCGGTCGCCGCTACGTCGGAGGCGGCTCCAGATCGCAGTTGA